In Belonocnema kinseyi isolate 2016_QV_RU_SX_M_011 chromosome 4, B_treatae_v1, whole genome shotgun sequence, a single window of DNA contains:
- the LOC117172085 gene encoding protein lines: MVLRRSSGHPPNATMEEPAKKKQRIENEDDEDDTITEIERFQTSLLAQCLCNIPESSLRKPFTATTVASANGEYRTACLSEWESDKTLEFISALQLLFDVAIRQSTKTVMCRRIADVCEALARNEHGIIDQIIDLSCTPNKFISFSASRALAAFFIVTKENIEAAWLERLTQSLLNTHSPSQMLFTLDVIKRVVEHRDDSTHPMEDAEYSGPSAHCNTLEIDPDSQDSTPVKAMCVKALKSKWTVLVNKFDTILTYYTPQHESAVIIFLELWESIISVKANLSVIDTKMFFSQLDNMVIHLNASVPGVIWRHLLGLFNEVLCYGSTLSLQDILPDEPCSLAHLIVRAVKDWRLLDALPYRQGSGRFGGGSGDGDRPLLQKIVLLVLKSVAVTVKETRSDSSDSSLGSEAEDIDADMAVIERSIREVLRQLDHCVKALLPFHPEMPLSEWIIQVFHDQDDFLVESMVCCLDMAVGLFYRGPPPPQHDLGRMLSPTRTFVQFVQAIAHDPNVLLDLLHGSETCFLLYLLRFLKYIKRNWSEFLTCCAGELDNTMTVLIRLRLSIVRIVSKNLFSYNISPILRLLEKCESLYEGNVEN, encoded by the coding sequence ATGGTACTTCGACGCTCCAGTGGTCATCCTCCCAACGCAACGATGGAGGAACCCGCGAAGAAAAAGCAGCGAATCGAGAACGAAGATGACGAGGATGACACCATCACCGAGATTGAACGGTTTCAAACCAGCCTCTTGGCCCAGTGCCTATGCAACATCCCCGAGAGCAGTTTGCGAAAGCCCTTCACCGCCACAACTGTAGCGTCAGCCAATGGGGAATACCGAACCGCTTGCCTCTCCGAATGGGAGTCCGACAAGACCCTAGAATTCATAAGTGCCCTGCAGCTCCTCTTCGACGTCGCCATCAGACAAAGTACGAAGACTGTGATGTGCAGGCGAATCGCAGATGTCTGCGAGGCTCTAGCTCGAAACGAGCACGGCATTATTGACCAAATAATCGACCTTTCCTGTACACCCAACAAGTTCATCTCCTTCTCCGCGAGCAGAGCCCTGGCAGCGTTCTTCATCGTGACGAAAGAAAACATCGAGGCTGCGTGGTTAGAACGACTCACTCAATCCTTGCTGAACACGCACTCTCCGAGTCAAATGCTCTTCACCCTCGACGTTATCAAAAGGGTAGTCGAGCATCGAGATGACAGCACACACCCAATGGAAGACGCGGAATATTCAGGTCCATCCGCACACTGCAACACCCTCGAAATCGATCCAGACAGTCAAGACAGCACTCCCGTCAAGGCAATGTGCGTGAAAGCTCTGAAGTCCAAGTGGACCGTCCTCGTCAACAAGTTCGACACGATTCTCACCTACTACACTCCCCAGCACGAGTCTGCCGTCATCATCTTCCTCGAACTCTGGGAATCAATCATCTCCGTGAAAGCCAACCTCTCCGTCATCGACACGAAGATGTTCTTTTCCCAACTCGACAACATGGTTATACACCTCAACGCCAGTGTTCCTGGAGTTATCTGGCGACATCTCCTCGGACTCTTCAATGAAGTTCTCTGCTACGGAAGCACCCTCTCGCTCCAGGACATCCTTCCGGATGAACCCTGTTCCCTCGCGCACTTGATAGTTCGTGCCGTTAAAGACTGGAGACTTCTCGATGCTCTGCCTTATCGACAGGGTTCCGGGCGATTTGGTGGTGGTTCCGGAGACGGGGATCGACCCCTTCTGCAGAAAATTGTGCTCCTGGTTTTGAAGAGCGTCGCGGTCACCGTCAAGGAAACGAGAAGTGATTCCAGCGACTCTTCCTTGGGATCGGAGGCAGAGGATATTGATGCGGACATGGCAGTGATTGAGCGGAGCATTCGGGAAGTCTTGAGACAACTGGATCATTGTGTCAAAGCTTTGTTGCCTTTTCATCCGGAAATGCCCTTGTCGGAATGGATTATCCAGGTTTTTCATGACCAGGATGATTTTCTGGTGGAAAGCATGGTCTGTTGTTTGGACATGGCTGTCGGACTTTTCTATCGGGGTCCTCCGCCTCCGCAACATGACCTTGGACGAATGCTCAGTCCCACTCGGACCTTCGTCCAGTTTGTCCAGGCGATTGCGCATGATCCGAACGTTCTTCTAGACTTATTGCATGGTAGCGAGACTTGCTTCTTGCTCTATCTTCTCAGGTTTCTTAAGTACATTAAGAGAAATTGGTCCGAGTTTTTGACTTGTTGTGCTGGAGAGCTGGACAATACCATGACAGTACTTATTAGACTCAGACTATCGATAGTAAGGatagtttcaaaaaatctctTCTCATATAATATCAGCCCGATACTACGTTTGCTAGAGAAATGCGAATCGCTTTACGAAGGAAATGTGGAGAATTGA